Proteins from a single region of Chrysemys picta bellii isolate R12L10 chromosome 25, ASM1138683v2, whole genome shotgun sequence:
- the PIAS4 gene encoding E3 SUMO-protein ligase PIAS4, which produces MAAELVEAKNMVMSFRVSDLQMLLGFVGRSKSGLKHELVTRALQLVQFDCSPEVFKKIKELYETRYAKKSSEPGQPQQHRPPEALSIHSSYDRGSTVARTSLSTPNIDYPALYGKYLNGLGRLPPKVVKPEVRLVKLPFYTTLDELLKPTELVPQNNEKLQESPCIFALTPRQVELIRNSRELQAGVKSVQVVLRICYTDTSSPQEDQYPPNIAVKVNHSYCSVPGYYPSNKPGVEPKRPCRPINLTHLMYLSAATNRITVTWGNYGKSYSVGLYLVRQMTSAELLQRLKTIGIKHPELCKALVKEKLRLDPDSEIATTGVRVSLICPLVKMRLSVPCRAETCAHLQCFDAVFYLQMNEKKPTWMCPVCDKPAPYDQLIIDGLLSKILTECEDADEIEYLVDGSWCPIKAEKERSCSPQCPILVLGSSDVNGLLPTPNGNGENGKATADVVDLTLDSSSSEEEEEEDDEDDDDDDDGPQPKRRCSYEKGLVSAC; this is translated from the exons ATGGCGGCGGAGCTGGTGGAGGCGAAA AACATGGTGATGAGTTTCAGAGTCTCAGATCTTCAGATGTTACTGGGTTTTGTTGGCCGGAGTAAGAGTGGACTTAAACACGAGCTGGTCACTAGAGCGTTGCAGCTGGTCCAGTTTGATTGTAGCCCTGAAGTTTTCAAGAAAATTAAAGAGCTCTATGAGACTCGCTATGCCAAGAAGAGCTCTGAACCGGGGCAGCCACAGCAGCACCGACCTCCAGAGGCACTCTCCATACATTCTTCCTATGACCGTGGGAGCACTGTTGCTAGGACTTCTCTTTCCACGCCTAACATTGACTATCCTGCACTCTATGGGAAATACCTTAACGGACTGGGGAGGTTACCACCCAAAGTTGTAAAGCCTGAAGTTCGGCTGGTGAAACTTCCCTTCTATACCACCTTGGATGAACTGCTGAAGCCAACAGAGCTAG TCCCACAGAATAACGAGAAACTTCAGGAGAGTCCATGCATTTTTGCACTGACGCCAAGACAAGTGGAGCTGATCAGAAATTCCAG GGAGTTGCAGGCTGGTGTGAAATCTGTTCAGGTTGTGCTAAG AATCTGCTACACGGACACTAGTTCCCCACAGGAGGATCAGTACCCTCCAAACATCGCAGTAAAAGTGAATCATAGTTACTGCTCAGTGCCG GGCTACTATCCATCTAACAAGCCTGGCGTGGAACCTAAAAGGCCCTGTCGTCCCATTAACCTCACGCATCTCATGTACCTGTCTGCAGCGACCAATCGAATCACGGTTACGTGGGGGAATTATGGAAAG AGTTATTCAGTGGGCCTATACTTAGTGCGGCAAATGACCTCAGCAGAATTGCTGcagaggttgaaaaccattggAATCAAACATCCAGAGCTCTGCAAGGCACTCG TAAAAGAGAAATTGCGTTTGGATCCAGACAGCGAAATTGCTACTACAGGTGTTCGAGTCTCTCTCATCTGCCCG CTGGTGAAGATGCGTCTGTCTGTCCCATGCCGGGCTGAGACCTGTGCCCACCTACAGTGCTTCGATGCAGTCTTCTACCTCCAGATGAATGAGAAGAAGCCCACTTGGATGTGTCCTGTGTGTGACAAACCAGCACCCTATGATCAGCTAATAATTGATGG GCTGCTATCAAAAATATTGACGGAATGCGAGGATGCCGATGAAATAGAATACCTGGTGGATGGATCCTGGTGTCCAATCAAAGCTGAGAAAGAGAGAAGCTGCAGCCCTCAGTGTCCAATATTGGTACTAG GTTCTTCCGACGTGAACGGGCTGTTGCCCACTCCCAATGGTAATGGAGAGAACGGCAAGGCCACCGCCGACGTTGTGGATTTAACACTGGACAGTTCATCCtccgaggaagaggaggaggaagacgacGAAGACGACGACGACGACGATGATGGACCCCAACCGAAACGACGCTGCTCTTACGAGAAAGGTCTGGTTTCTGCCTGCTGA